A single genomic interval of Antricoccus suffuscus harbors:
- a CDS encoding phosphotransferase family protein, which produces MANSDEAEVLAAALQTRLGKVFDGRVVVEDLQPLTMGASRDIWSMTARFADGTTRGLILRRDPPAAPRPEQMAREAAVLTSAKRAGVPVPEVVDHGDASNGVGSPYVLMEKLDGETIPRKILRDPEWAGARDGLARSLGQIIARIHQIPRESVPGLQEVDAFDSLEQEYRASGVPSPAFELAWRWLREHRPQQGTSTVVHGDFRHGNLMIDHAGVAGVLDWELVHIGDPIEDLGWVCVKAWRFGAAPVVGGFGTREELLDGYAEISGSRPDLETLQWWEVHGTIRWGVICRRQANRHLSGSEPSLELAMIGRRFSENEHDVLLALGLTKPHEVIDPIKSAEGTPDPVFDDPTANQLLEVLGDYLKGRSGSDVPAYLDRVAGNAVSVVRREVLVGDQLRSEYAARLAALGYDSEPAFAYAIRDGAVDPADEQVLDAVRFGVEARMTVDNPRYLSLPG; this is translated from the coding sequence ATGGCGAATAGCGACGAGGCCGAGGTGCTGGCCGCCGCACTGCAGACCCGGCTTGGAAAGGTATTCGACGGCCGCGTTGTCGTCGAGGATCTGCAGCCATTGACGATGGGCGCAAGCCGGGATATCTGGTCGATGACGGCCCGGTTCGCCGACGGCACTACGCGCGGGCTGATCCTGCGCCGTGATCCACCCGCGGCGCCTCGGCCGGAACAGATGGCCCGCGAAGCTGCCGTGCTCACCAGCGCGAAACGCGCCGGCGTACCCGTGCCAGAAGTCGTTGACCACGGTGACGCGAGCAATGGCGTTGGCTCGCCGTACGTCTTGATGGAGAAGCTCGACGGTGAGACCATCCCACGCAAGATCTTGCGCGACCCCGAGTGGGCCGGCGCACGTGATGGCCTGGCGAGGTCACTGGGCCAGATCATCGCGCGAATCCATCAGATCCCGCGTGAGTCAGTCCCCGGCCTCCAGGAGGTCGACGCGTTTGACTCGCTCGAGCAGGAGTACCGGGCGAGCGGTGTGCCGTCGCCGGCGTTCGAGCTCGCATGGCGTTGGCTGCGGGAGCACCGTCCGCAGCAGGGGACCAGCACCGTCGTACACGGCGACTTCCGGCACGGCAATTTGATGATCGACCACGCGGGCGTGGCCGGCGTACTGGACTGGGAGCTCGTGCACATCGGCGATCCCATCGAGGACCTCGGTTGGGTGTGCGTCAAGGCGTGGCGCTTTGGCGCGGCGCCGGTCGTCGGGGGGTTCGGCACCCGCGAGGAGCTCCTAGATGGTTACGCCGAGATCAGCGGCAGCCGTCCCGACCTGGAGACGTTGCAGTGGTGGGAGGTTCACGGCACGATCCGCTGGGGCGTGATCTGCCGTCGGCAAGCCAACCGTCACCTGTCCGGGTCCGAGCCGTCGCTCGAGCTGGCCATGATCGGCCGCCGGTTCAGTGAAAACGAGCATGACGTACTGCTGGCGCTGGGTCTGACTAAACCGCACGAGGTCATCGACCCGATCAAATCGGCCGAAGGTACTCCGGATCCGGTCTTCGACGACCCTACGGCCAACCAGCTGCTCGAGGTGCTCGGCGACTATCTCAAGGGCCGATCTGGCAGCGACGTGCCCGCGTACCTCGACCGGGTCGCGGGTAACGCCGTCTCGGTGGTCAGGCGCGAGGTGCTGGTCGGGGACCAGCTGCGCTCCGAGTATGCCGCCCGCCTCGCTGCGCTTGGCTATGACAGCGAGCCCGCGTTCGCATACGCGATCCGCGACGGAGCAGTCGATCCGGCCGATGAACAGGTGCTCGATGCGGTGCGTTTCGGCGTCGAGGCGCGTATGACCGTCGACAACCCACGCTACCTATCGCTGCCCGGCTAA
- a CDS encoding haloacid dehalogenase type II: MAINSEALAGVKVLMFDFYGTVVDMQDGLTRAITPYLASKGYTENPPNRLVTWWRRTHFENSMIDALLDQPHISYREIGRQAVDYTLTRAEIDHTMDEVNELVAQIERLDPFPDVVQALTTVKDAGLRLVILSNGDPDMLAAGVPFSGTEHLWDRVVSVAEAGKFKPHYSTYRTAARLAGVEPAEVLFVANHAFDCIGAKAAGMRTAFVDRRERPFGNEYYQPDLVVRDAAHLASAIQQIQP, encoded by the coding sequence ATGGCAATCAACAGTGAAGCGCTCGCGGGCGTAAAGGTGCTCATGTTCGACTTCTACGGCACGGTCGTCGACATGCAGGACGGGCTGACGAGGGCGATTACGCCGTACCTGGCTTCGAAGGGCTACACCGAAAACCCGCCGAACCGGTTAGTGACGTGGTGGCGGCGTACGCATTTCGAGAACTCGATGATTGACGCGTTACTCGACCAGCCGCACATTTCCTACCGCGAGATCGGTCGACAAGCGGTCGACTACACGCTGACCCGCGCGGAGATCGACCACACGATGGACGAGGTCAACGAACTGGTGGCTCAGATCGAGCGGCTGGATCCGTTCCCGGACGTCGTACAGGCATTGACGACCGTCAAGGATGCCGGGCTTCGCCTGGTCATTCTCTCGAACGGCGATCCCGACATGCTTGCCGCCGGCGTACCGTTCTCCGGCACCGAGCACCTCTGGGACCGCGTGGTCTCGGTGGCCGAGGCCGGAAAGTTCAAGCCGCACTATTCGACGTACCGCACGGCCGCGCGGCTGGCCGGCGTGGAACCGGCGGAAGTGCTGTTCGTGGCTAATCATGCATTCGACTGCATTGGCGCGAAGGCGGCCGGGATGCGTACGGCGTTCGTCGATCGCCGAGAACGGCCTTTCGGCAACGAGTACTACCAGCCGGACCTCGTCGTACGCGACGCCGCGCACCTCGCGAGTGCGATCCAGCAGATACAGCCCTAA
- a CDS encoding TetR/AcrR family transcriptional regulator — translation MPPKLRTTTLLLPDDEPTAAAILSAAVQVIGTRGYHGTSVRDIALAAGVSPGSLYNHFSSKQDLLVTIMNRAMDGLITATEEALFEAPNDPVARLMAVIRVHVGSHAMGTRESQIGNSELRSLSPAALALTVSKRDTQQRMFNRVVQDGVAKGVFHTKDPHEAARFISSACTAVAMWFRSDGPDSVDEVIERYQRVALDAVGYGK, via the coding sequence GTGCCGCCGAAGCTGCGTACGACGACGCTCCTTCTGCCGGACGACGAGCCGACCGCGGCCGCAATCCTCAGCGCCGCCGTACAAGTCATCGGCACGCGCGGCTACCACGGTACGTCGGTGCGTGACATCGCCTTAGCCGCAGGGGTCAGTCCGGGCTCGCTGTACAACCACTTCAGCTCCAAACAAGACCTGCTCGTGACAATAATGAACCGTGCCATGGACGGGCTGATCACCGCGACCGAAGAGGCCCTTTTCGAGGCCCCCAACGATCCGGTCGCACGACTGATGGCCGTGATTCGGGTGCACGTGGGAAGCCACGCGATGGGCACGCGGGAGAGCCAGATCGGTAACTCTGAGCTGCGCAGCCTCAGCCCGGCGGCGCTCGCTCTGACGGTGTCCAAACGCGATACTCAGCAGCGGATGTTCAATCGGGTCGTGCAGGACGGCGTGGCAAAGGGCGTGTTCCACACCAAGGACCCGCACGAGGCGGCGCGATTCATCTCCTCGGCGTGTACGGCGGTCGCGATGTGGTTTCGGTCAGATGGCCCGGACTCGGTCGATGAGGTCATCGAGAGATATCAGCGCGTAGCGCTCGACGCAGTAGGTTACGGCAAGTGA
- the lipA gene encoding lipoyl synthase — protein MTSIQPEGRKLLRLEVRNSEVPIERKPEWIKTRLRTGPAYTELKSLVKSQGLHTVCEEAGCPNIFECWEDREATFLIGGDQCTRRCDFCQIDTGKPAQFDREEPGRVADSVQQMGLRYATVTGVARDDLDDEGAWLYAETVRQIHERSAGTGVEILVPDFSGKPELIGQVFDAEPEVFAHNVETVPRIFKRVRPAFRYDRSLGVITLARDAGMVTKSNLILGMGEEPAEVSAALRDLHNAGCDLITITQYLRPSPRHHPVDRWVKPQEFVDLAAEAEDIGFAGVMSGPLVRSSYRAGRLWAQAMMRRGRPIPEHLSHLAEKATSPALQEASSLVRR, from the coding sequence GTGACTTCCATACAGCCGGAAGGGCGCAAACTACTGCGCCTTGAGGTTCGCAACTCCGAAGTACCCATCGAGCGCAAACCGGAATGGATCAAGACCCGGTTGCGCACAGGTCCCGCCTACACCGAGCTGAAATCGCTGGTGAAATCGCAGGGCCTGCACACGGTGTGTGAGGAGGCTGGCTGTCCCAACATTTTCGAGTGTTGGGAGGACCGCGAGGCAACGTTCCTGATCGGCGGCGACCAATGCACCCGGCGCTGCGACTTCTGCCAGATCGACACCGGCAAGCCGGCGCAGTTCGATCGCGAGGAACCGGGGCGCGTCGCGGACAGCGTCCAACAGATGGGCCTGCGTTACGCGACCGTCACCGGCGTCGCCCGCGACGACCTTGATGACGAGGGCGCGTGGCTCTACGCCGAGACTGTGCGGCAGATCCACGAACGAAGCGCCGGCACCGGCGTCGAGATCCTCGTGCCGGACTTCTCAGGCAAACCCGAGCTGATCGGGCAGGTCTTCGACGCCGAGCCGGAGGTCTTTGCGCACAATGTCGAAACCGTCCCGCGGATCTTCAAACGGGTCCGGCCGGCATTTCGCTACGACCGTTCGCTCGGTGTCATCACGCTCGCGCGCGACGCCGGAATGGTGACGAAGTCCAACCTCATCCTCGGTATGGGCGAGGAGCCTGCCGAGGTCAGTGCGGCGCTGCGCGACCTGCACAACGCGGGATGCGACCTGATCACGATCACGCAGTACTTGCGCCCGTCGCCGCGCCACCATCCGGTGGACCGTTGGGTCAAGCCACAGGAGTTCGTGGACCTCGCCGCCGAAGCCGAGGACATCGGCTTTGCCGGCGTGATGTCCGGTCCCCTGGTCCGTTCGTCGTACCGCGCCGGACGCCTGTGGGCGCAGGCGATGATGCGCCGTGGACGACCGATCCCCGAACACCTAAGTCACCTGGCCGAGAAGGCCACCTCGCCTGCGTTGCAGGAGGCGTCCTCGCTTGTCCGCCGCTGA
- a CDS encoding DUF4191 domain-containing protein: MAKQSTTPQTGSKLGSRFGKKSAPKSGSKKAKAPKVKKQRFARVRELWQAYKMLKPQDPRLPFWILLAAIGSAVIVYAAFTLFTSNFFFGIVPALLVALLAGLFVFSFRARRTTFAQAEGQAGAAPWAMKQMRGDWRVTEGVAGNAQSDLVHRVIGRAGIVLVAEGNPHRLKSLLAQEKRRLSRVVGDTPIYDIHVGNDEGQVPLKKLNSHIMKLPRNIQAAEVRTLAKRLQAVGAPKMPVPHGPLPKGRQMAVNSRQLRRRSG; the protein is encoded by the coding sequence ATGGCGAAGCAATCCACCACCCCCCAGACCGGCTCCAAGCTGGGCTCCCGGTTCGGCAAGAAATCCGCGCCCAAGTCGGGCAGCAAGAAGGCCAAAGCGCCGAAGGTCAAGAAGCAGCGCTTTGCGCGCGTGCGTGAACTGTGGCAGGCATACAAAATGCTCAAGCCACAGGACCCGCGGCTACCGTTTTGGATCCTGCTGGCAGCAATCGGCAGTGCCGTCATCGTGTACGCCGCGTTCACGCTGTTCACGTCCAACTTCTTCTTCGGCATCGTGCCGGCACTGCTGGTCGCATTGCTGGCTGGACTCTTCGTCTTCTCCTTCCGCGCCCGACGCACTACCTTCGCGCAGGCCGAGGGCCAGGCCGGCGCCGCGCCGTGGGCGATGAAGCAGATGCGCGGCGACTGGAGAGTCACCGAAGGCGTCGCCGGCAACGCGCAGTCCGACCTGGTGCACCGAGTGATCGGCCGCGCCGGCATCGTGTTGGTAGCCGAGGGTAATCCCCATCGCCTCAAGTCTCTGCTCGCGCAGGAAAAGCGCCGCCTCTCCCGGGTTGTCGGTGACACCCCGATCTACGACATCCACGTCGGCAACGACGAGGGACAAGTACCGCTCAAGAAGCTCAACAGCCACATTATGAAGTTGCCGCGCAATATCCAGGCTGCCGAGGTGCGCACCCTGGCCAAGCGGCTTCAGGCAGTCGGCGCGCCGAAGATGCCGGTACCGCACGGGCCGCTGCCGAAGGGGCGCCAAATGGCGGTCAACTCCCGTCAGCTCCGTCGCCGCAGCGGCTAG
- a CDS encoding RDD family protein, protein MPTTPYPGQNLGLPQEGPTSVATYGRRVGAFVIDAVIAGAITWIFTVPDLPQNWSLLTFFVIYTLSSAFLGRTPGMMATRIRLATDREGKQLGLWRAAVRTVLTMIVVPAVISDGDRRGLHDKAVGTTVVND, encoded by the coding sequence ATGCCCACCACCCCGTACCCCGGCCAGAACCTTGGCCTTCCCCAAGAGGGACCGACGTCCGTTGCAACTTATGGCCGGCGGGTTGGTGCGTTTGTCATTGACGCGGTGATCGCCGGGGCAATCACCTGGATCTTCACGGTTCCTGATCTGCCGCAGAACTGGAGCCTGCTGACGTTCTTCGTGATTTACACCTTGTCGTCGGCGTTTCTTGGACGTACGCCGGGGATGATGGCGACCCGGATCCGGCTGGCCACCGACCGCGAAGGTAAGCAGCTGGGACTGTGGCGAGCGGCGGTGCGCACCGTATTGACCATGATCGTGGTGCCGGCCGTGATTAGCGATGGCGACCGGCGAGGGCTGCACGACAAGGCGGTCGGCACCACGGTCGTCAACGACTGA
- a CDS encoding long-chain-fatty-acid--CoA ligase produces the protein MNKCSNLIGNIFWEGYYLGFADLPRRRQLPFRVHRTEGLIVSVSIDAARRMSLGEQFARRARKHPERPAFSFGDVHRTYGEMDSRITRLARGLQSLGVGRGDRVAVFMQNRLEVIESYFAIVRLGAIAVPVNFRLTPHEAQYVVENSGSRVLLADDVLAADAAAVRDALDQDVQLVVCGGDHDRVGALAYEAVLCGDDSDLGIDVDENDPAFIMYTSGTTGRPKGAVITHMNLMMNSMTAMVGQDIATDGEVWLSGLPLFHIGGLNGILNYVMAGGHTILMPSGNFAAEDVVAHFERDKVTSCYFVPTQWKEICAVPGVTERAASLRRISWGASIAPPSVLQAMADAFPGTPNFNMFGQTEMSSVTCVLRGEDAIRKMGTVGTPVPDVEARIVDEDMNDVRQGEVGEIVYRGPTVMKEYWQNAEATAEAFRGGWFHSGDLCVMDEEGFITVVDRAKDMIISGGENIYCAEVEAAIDAHPKVAEVAVVGTPHPKWVETPVAYVVPTNPADPPTEDEVIAWCRERLASYKKPSAVIVADVLPRNASGKVQKFKLRNSAAAPRP, from the coding sequence ATGAACAAGTGTTCAAACCTAATCGGCAACATCTTCTGGGAAGGCTATTACCTTGGATTCGCAGATCTCCCCCGACGTCGGCAACTTCCCTTTCGGGTTCACCGGACGGAAGGGCTGATCGTGTCGGTGTCGATCGACGCCGCTCGGCGAATGTCGCTCGGCGAGCAGTTCGCGCGGCGCGCGCGTAAACACCCTGAGCGGCCGGCGTTCAGCTTCGGTGACGTGCACCGCACGTACGGCGAGATGGACAGCCGGATCACCCGTCTCGCGCGCGGACTGCAGTCGTTGGGCGTGGGACGAGGTGACCGGGTCGCGGTGTTCATGCAAAACCGCCTCGAGGTCATCGAGTCGTACTTCGCGATCGTGCGGCTCGGCGCGATCGCGGTCCCGGTCAACTTCCGGCTGACCCCGCACGAGGCGCAGTACGTCGTGGAGAACTCCGGTTCGCGGGTGCTGCTCGCCGACGACGTACTGGCCGCGGACGCCGCGGCGGTCCGCGACGCACTCGATCAGGACGTGCAGTTGGTGGTGTGCGGCGGCGACCACGATCGGGTCGGCGCGCTGGCCTATGAGGCAGTGCTTTGCGGCGACGACAGCGATCTTGGGATCGACGTCGATGAGAACGACCCGGCGTTCATCATGTACACCTCGGGTACGACCGGCCGGCCGAAGGGCGCGGTCATCACGCACATGAACCTGATGATGAACTCGATGACCGCTATGGTCGGGCAGGACATCGCCACCGACGGTGAAGTGTGGCTGTCCGGGTTGCCGTTGTTCCACATCGGCGGCCTCAACGGCATTCTGAACTACGTGATGGCCGGCGGGCACACGATCTTGATGCCGTCGGGCAACTTCGCTGCCGAAGACGTGGTCGCGCATTTCGAGCGCGACAAGGTCACTTCCTGCTACTTCGTGCCCACGCAGTGGAAGGAGATCTGCGCGGTGCCCGGCGTGACCGAGCGCGCGGCGTCATTACGACGGATCTCCTGGGGCGCGTCGATCGCTCCGCCCTCGGTGCTGCAGGCGATGGCGGATGCCTTTCCTGGTACGCCGAACTTCAACATGTTCGGACAGACCGAGATGAGCTCGGTGACGTGTGTGTTGCGCGGCGAGGACGCGATCCGCAAGATGGGCACGGTCGGGACGCCGGTGCCCGACGTGGAGGCGCGGATTGTCGATGAGGACATGAACGATGTGCGGCAGGGCGAGGTCGGTGAGATCGTGTACCGCGGGCCGACGGTGATGAAGGAGTACTGGCAGAACGCCGAGGCCACGGCCGAAGCGTTTCGCGGTGGCTGGTTCCATTCCGGTGACTTGTGCGTGATGGACGAGGAAGGATTCATCACCGTCGTGGACCGGGCGAAGGACATGATCATCTCCGGCGGCGAAAACATCTACTGCGCCGAGGTCGAGGCCGCGATCGACGCGCATCCGAAAGTCGCCGAGGTCGCAGTCGTCGGTACGCCGCACCCGAAGTGGGTGGAGACGCCGGTCGCGTACGTCGTACCGACGAATCCGGCCGACCCGCCGACCGAGGATGAGGTCATCGCGTGGTGCCGGGAACGGCTCGCGTCGTACAAGAAGCCGTCGGCGGTGATCGTCGCCGATGTACTGCCCCGCAATGCCAGCGGCAAGGTCCAGAAGTTCAAGCTGCGTAACAGCGCCGCGGCGCCGCGCCCGTAG
- the glnA gene encoding type I glutamate--ammonia ligase: MFSSKEELVSYIEKEDVKFVDVRFCDLPGAMQHFTVPAEDFGADTFEEGLGFDGSSIRGFQEIHESDMLLLPDIGSATIDQFRAAKTLLINFFVHDPITREPYSRDPRNIARKAEEYLASSGVADQAYFGAEAEFYIFDSIRYDTTINSAYHHIDSEVGSWNTGREEEGGNKGYKVRGKGGYFPVAPYDRYGDLRDQMMINLQEAGFIIERGHHEVGTGGQSEINYKFDTLQRAGDQLMLFKYIIKNTAWAAGKTVTFMPKPLFGDNGSGMHTHQSLWQNGKPLFHSETGYAGLSDTARYYIGGLLHHAPSLLAFTNPTVNSYHRLVPGYEAPINLVYSQRNRSACIRIPITGANPKAKRVEFRVPDPSANPYLAFAAQMMAGLDGIRNRIEPAEPIDKDLYELPPDEAAAVDQVPADLPAVLDALEADHDYLLEGGVFTEDLIETWIRYKRENEIDPIRLRPHPHEFEMYYDI; encoded by the coding sequence ATGTTTAGCTCAAAGGAAGAGTTAGTTAGCTATATCGAGAAGGAGGACGTCAAGTTCGTCGACGTTCGCTTCTGCGACCTACCTGGGGCGATGCAGCACTTCACGGTGCCCGCCGAGGACTTCGGCGCAGACACCTTCGAGGAAGGACTCGGGTTCGACGGCTCTTCGATCCGCGGTTTCCAGGAGATCCACGAGTCGGACATGTTGCTGCTGCCGGACATCGGCTCTGCAACGATCGACCAGTTCCGTGCGGCCAAGACCCTCCTGATCAACTTCTTTGTGCATGATCCGATCACTCGCGAGCCCTACTCCCGCGACCCGCGCAACATCGCTCGCAAGGCCGAGGAATACCTCGCCAGCTCCGGCGTTGCCGATCAGGCCTACTTCGGTGCTGAGGCCGAGTTCTACATCTTCGACTCCATCCGCTACGACACGACAATCAACTCGGCGTACCACCACATCGACTCCGAAGTCGGCTCCTGGAACACCGGTCGTGAGGAAGAGGGTGGCAACAAGGGCTACAAAGTACGCGGCAAGGGTGGCTACTTCCCTGTCGCGCCGTACGACCGCTACGGCGACCTGCGCGACCAGATGATGATCAACCTGCAGGAGGCTGGATTCATCATTGAACGCGGACACCACGAGGTCGGCACCGGCGGGCAGTCCGAGATCAACTACAAGTTCGACACCCTGCAGCGCGCCGGCGACCAGCTGATGCTGTTCAAGTACATCATCAAGAACACCGCGTGGGCGGCCGGCAAGACGGTCACCTTCATGCCGAAGCCACTGTTCGGCGACAACGGTTCGGGCATGCACACCCACCAGAGCCTGTGGCAGAACGGCAAGCCGCTGTTTCACTCCGAGACCGGGTACGCCGGGCTGTCGGACACGGCGCGCTACTACATCGGCGGCCTGCTGCACCACGCACCTAGCCTGCTTGCCTTCACCAACCCGACGGTCAACTCCTACCACCGGCTGGTACCCGGCTACGAGGCTCCGATCAACCTGGTCTACTCGCAGCGCAACCGGTCGGCGTGCATCCGCATCCCGATCACCGGCGCCAACCCGAAGGCGAAGCGCGTCGAGTTTCGCGTGCCGGACCCGTCGGCCAACCCCTACCTCGCGTTCGCCGCGCAGATGATGGCGGGCCTCGACGGCATCCGCAACCGCATCGAACCGGCCGAGCCGATCGACAAGGATCTCTACGAACTGCCGCCGGACGAGGCTGCAGCCGTCGACCAGGTCCCAGCCGACCTGCCCGCCGTACTCGATGCACTCGAGGCCGACCACGACTACCTGCTCGAAGGTGGCGTATTCACCGAAGATCTGATCGAGACGTGGATCCGCTACAAGCGTGAGAACGAGATCGACCCGATCCGACTGCGTCCGCACCCGCACGAGTTCGAGATGTACTACGACATCTAG
- a CDS encoding Sir2 family NAD-dependent protein deacetylase, which translates to MPTAPSDLRHALADLVATRGVVTLTGAGMSTDSGIPDYRGPDAVPRTQMTFQEFAASETARQRYWARSYVGFAKFRRADPNAGHVALAKLQTFGFVDAVITQNVDGLHEDAGSSPVIDLHGRISEVICLNCGTVSSREFLQSRFTAANPGFLEQYDGAAAPDADADIEDTDSFYTQPCLICGGVLKPNVVLFGENVAKPKVEHCRDLVEAATGLLVLGSSLHVQSGLRFVRWASRSGIPVAIVNRGATRGDEFADVRIESGCSETLAVLITDLQIPQVS; encoded by the coding sequence ATGCCGACTGCACCATCTGACCTTCGCCACGCGCTAGCCGACCTTGTTGCCACGCGTGGTGTGGTGACCTTGACCGGCGCCGGAATGAGCACCGACTCAGGCATCCCGGACTATCGCGGCCCGGATGCGGTCCCCCGCACTCAGATGACCTTTCAGGAGTTCGCCGCTAGCGAGACGGCCCGCCAGCGCTACTGGGCACGCAGCTATGTCGGTTTCGCAAAGTTCCGCCGCGCCGACCCCAACGCCGGGCATGTCGCGCTGGCTAAATTGCAGACGTTCGGCTTCGTCGACGCCGTCATCACTCAAAACGTCGACGGCCTGCACGAGGACGCCGGCAGTTCGCCCGTGATCGACCTGCACGGGCGGATCAGCGAGGTCATCTGCCTGAACTGCGGGACCGTATCGTCGCGCGAGTTCTTGCAGTCCAGGTTCACCGCAGCCAATCCCGGTTTTCTCGAACAGTACGACGGCGCGGCTGCGCCGGATGCCGACGCCGACATCGAAGACACCGACTCGTTTTACACTCAGCCGTGCCTGATCTGCGGCGGCGTGCTCAAACCCAACGTCGTGTTGTTTGGCGAGAACGTCGCTAAACCGAAGGTCGAGCACTGCCGCGACCTGGTCGAAGCCGCGACCGGACTGCTCGTGCTCGGCTCCAGCCTGCACGTGCAGTCCGGGCTGCGTTTCGTGCGCTGGGCGTCACGCAGCGGCATCCCGGTCGCGATCGTCAATCGGGGCGCGACCCGCGGCGATGAGTTCGCGGATGTCCGAATCGAGTCCGGCTGCAGCGAGACCCTCGCCGTACTCATTACCGACCTACAGATCCCTCAGGTCTCGTAG